One window from the genome of Pyrobaculum ferrireducens encodes:
- a CDS encoding ABC transporter ATP-binding protein, protein MTYVVLDNVIKRYGKVLAVDKVSLTVNKGEFVVLLGPSGCGKTTTLRLIAGLEIPDEGRIYIDGVDVTYKEPAERDVAMVFQDYAIYPHMTVYQNIAFPLEVRKRKLRLSKKDIEERVMRIAKLLQIDHLLDRKASQLSGGQQQRVALARALVREPKVWLMDEPLSNLDALIRLQVRAELKRLQRDLGITAIYVTHDQVEALTLADRIAVMNAGRVVQFGTPREIYDAPRHVFVGTFVGNPPMNILRCRPSGDLMQCPGFTLRNPGVKNEVYFGIRPEYIEWSTKPVEGAVKGVVYVVEPIGSEYIINVKLDSEALIKVKTVREVTLQPGDEIYLVFDLKKAVLFDSETGAALSQ, encoded by the coding sequence ATGACGTACGTTGTTCTTGACAATGTTATAAAGAGATACGGGAAGGTTCTAGCTGTAGATAAAGTCTCTCTTACCGTAAACAAGGGGGAGTTCGTAGTTCTACTAGGGCCTTCTGGATGCGGAAAAACTACAACGTTGAGACTTATAGCGGGGCTGGAGATACCTGACGAGGGGAGGATATACATCGACGGCGTCGACGTTACGTACAAAGAGCCGGCTGAGAGGGACGTGGCCATGGTGTTTCAGGACTACGCCATCTACCCCCACATGACCGTCTATCAAAACATAGCCTTTCCGCTGGAGGTGAGGAAGAGGAAGCTACGCCTTTCTAAAAAAGACATAGAGGAAAGGGTCATGCGCATTGCCAAGCTTCTGCAAATCGACCACTTGCTGGACCGCAAGGCGTCGCAACTCTCTGGTGGGCAACAGCAGAGGGTGGCCTTGGCTAGGGCGCTGGTGAGGGAGCCGAAGGTCTGGTTGATGGACGAGCCGCTTTCAAATCTAGATGCGTTGATTAGGCTACAGGTTAGGGCGGAGTTAAAAAGACTTCAGAGAGATCTAGGCATAACAGCTATATATGTCACGCATGACCAGGTAGAGGCGTTGACGCTGGCGGATAGAATTGCGGTGATGAACGCCGGGAGGGTGGTGCAGTTTGGAACTCCTAGGGAGATATACGACGCGCCGAGACATGTCTTTGTGGGAACTTTCGTAGGCAACCCGCCTATGAACATCCTAAGGTGTAGACCTAGCGGCGATCTAATGCAGTGTCCCGGCTTCACGCTGAGGAATCCCGGCGTTAAAAACGAGGTGTACTTCGGGATAAGGCCGGAGTATATTGAATGGTCCACAAAGCCTGTTGAGGGGGCTGTTAAAGGCGTTGTCTACGTAGTGGAGCCAATAGGCTCCGAGTATATAATTAACGTTAAGCTTGACAGCGAGGCGTTGATAAAAGTCAAAACCGTGAGAGAGGTGACGCTACAGCCAGGTGATGAGATCTACCTAGTGTTTGACCTAAAAAAGGCGGTGCTATTCGACTCAGAGACTGGCGCCGCTCTGAGCCAATAG
- a CDS encoding HAD family hydrolase, with the protein MDIALFTDYDGTLVPPEEVRRGGALPAEVEEVLRELARHIPLAVVTTKDCGFVMQRVPFASAYACINGIEIRAGRYVAVAADLNHSAVSEVYQLASRLDAYLEPKRTGSGELAGFTVDWRGRAESPKGLGDVVVEAERRGLKVVRYSRHPFLDVYGSAVDKGDAVRVLKALLGVRHVVYMGDSENDLPAWREADVKILVRNSLNRGFAVPGAVAVEYRNLVSYLTEVLKNFR; encoded by the coding sequence ATGGACATAGCGCTCTTCACGGACTACGACGGGACGCTGGTGCCGCCGGAGGAGGTTAGGAGGGGGGGCGCCCTGCCGGCGGAGGTTGAGGAGGTTCTGAGGGAGCTCGCCAGGCACATCCCACTCGCCGTGGTGACCACCAAGGACTGCGGCTTTGTCATGCAGAGGGTTCCCTTCGCCTCGGCGTACGCCTGTATAAACGGTATAGAGATACGCGCCGGCAGGTACGTCGCGGTCGCCGCCGACCTCAACCACTCGGCCGTGTCGGAGGTGTACCAGCTCGCGTCTCGCCTAGACGCCTATCTAGAGCCCAAGAGGACTGGGAGTGGCGAGCTGGCGGGCTTTACAGTGGACTGGCGCGGCCGCGCGGAGTCCCCCAAGGGTCTGGGCGACGTCGTGGTGGAGGCCGAGAGGCGGGGGCTCAAGGTGGTTAGGTACTCCCGCCACCCGTTTCTGGACGTGTATGGGTCGGCTGTCGATAAGGGGGACGCGGTGCGGGTACTCAAGGCCCTCCTCGGGGTGAGGCACGTGGTGTATATGGGCGACAGCGAAAACGACCTACCTGCGTGGAGGGAGGCCGACGTGAAGATACTGGTTAGAAACAGTTTGAACCGCGGCTTCGCCGTACCTGGCGCAGTGGCTGTGGAGTACAGAAACCTGGTGTCGTATCTAACGGAGGTCTTGAAAAACTTTAGATAA
- a CDS encoding (Fe-S)-binding protein: MVDSWISELRDILIHSLEKSWLPFPVEAGICESWKRGLESDQGSGTVFYTSCMYHLAPVIEKAVENLEKFGVTRGGLRSRLAGVVARAAGQLLVRPDESEIQRADEVVKKIYGLLKRRGVRIRLLEREVYSGALLYELGLEKDFAEYAQRVARFFKEAGVREIVTVDPHTHYILEKVYPRYVPDFDFKVLSYMDLIDSGGVAVKNFAIHDSCLYARFLGRYDVVRKILSAGEPVEHPYYTGRDTSGCCGGPIESLFPDVARKVAQIRVRDLAKLSRDVVVQCPICYVNLKRASNGEVRLYYLPEVLL, translated from the coding sequence CTGGTGGATAGCTGGATTTCTGAGCTTCGGGACATCCTTATCCACTCTTTGGAGAAGTCTTGGCTTCCGTTTCCCGTCGAGGCCGGGATTTGCGAGTCGTGGAAGCGGGGACTTGAGTCTGACCAGGGATCTGGTACGGTTTTCTACACGTCGTGTATGTACCACCTCGCCCCCGTTATTGAGAAGGCGGTTGAAAACCTTGAGAAGTTCGGCGTTACAAGGGGGGGTCTGAGAAGTAGATTAGCGGGTGTGGTGGCTAGGGCGGCTGGGCAGCTACTGGTGAGGCCCGACGAGTCAGAAATCCAACGGGCCGACGAAGTTGTTAAGAAGATTTACGGCTTATTGAAGAGGAGGGGTGTAAGAATTAGGCTACTGGAGAGGGAGGTCTACTCCGGCGCGTTGCTGTATGAACTGGGGCTGGAGAAGGACTTCGCGGAGTACGCCCAGAGGGTGGCTAGGTTTTTCAAAGAGGCGGGGGTGAGGGAAATAGTCACGGTGGACCCGCACACCCACTACATTCTTGAGAAAGTCTACCCGAGGTACGTGCCCGACTTTGACTTTAAGGTGCTTAGCTACATGGATTTGATAGACAGTGGCGGCGTTGCTGTTAAAAACTTCGCCATACACGACTCGTGTCTCTACGCGCGGTTCCTCGGGAGGTACGACGTCGTTAGGAAGATCCTCTCCGCTGGGGAGCCCGTCGAGCATCCGTACTACACGGGGAGGGATACATCGGGTTGCTGCGGCGGGCCGATTGAGTCGCTGTTTCCGGATGTGGCGAGGAAGGTGGCGCAGATCAGGGTGAGGGACCTCGCCAAGTTGTCGAGAGACGTCGTCGTGCAGTGCCCAATCTGCTACGTGAATCTGAAGAGGGCATCAAACGGAGAGGTGAGGCTATACTACCTACCGGAGGTGTTGCTATGA
- a CDS encoding (Fe-S)-binding protein produces the protein MIEKLIAEASKCVFCGFCEFACPTYRAIRMRHFGPRGRINLIKNFDGKLSKEAYEGIMTCLLCGACDPQCPAGIKITETIRAFKTYLINM, from the coding sequence ATGATTGAGAAACTCATCGCCGAGGCCTCTAAGTGCGTATTTTGCGGTTTTTGCGAATTTGCATGCCCCACATATAGGGCAATTAGAATGAGGCACTTCGGCCCCAGGGGGCGTATAAACCTCATAAAGAACTTCGACGGGAAGCTGTCTAAAGAGGCCTACGAGGGGATAATGACATGTCTTCTCTGCGGAGCATGTGATCCTCAATGTCCCGCCGGCATAAAAATAACAGAAACTATCAGAGCCTTTAAAACGTATTTAATTAATATGTAG
- a CDS encoding (Fe-S)-binding protein: MSALDELYRCVHCGFCLPTCPTYLATGVEGHSPRGRLYLMRAVAEGRAMADSKLLKYLDACVYCLRCETACPSGVKYGEVFEEFFKMHRSAMQSVSYKRYIPLFNLLNTRLGLRIAPMAASLSLELKPLVSGGDVSGLVGKIYEAKGSVKGRVVLFVSGECVTWRHRRGVVEAAIRVLTWNGYEVVVPRFSCCGAPYRHSGQFEKAQELARRNLSIVDKLGHVDTIAVPNSGGCQAELLRYMRGRRVVDVMQLIADDLRGNLGEVKLRLAVQYSCHLMNVSKAHDVVPKPLYKVPGLVLTPLPSADVCCGGGNMYPLRHRDIAKAILDKKREEVKALSPDGILIESPSCLQQMSKLGLKVYFPLEVLDLSYQRGGNRGYMELREKTL; encoded by the coding sequence ATGAGTGCTTTAGACGAGCTCTACCGCTGTGTTCACTGTGGCTTTTGCCTCCCCACTTGCCCCACATATTTAGCCACGGGAGTTGAGGGCCATAGCCCCAGGGGTAGGCTGTATTTAATGAGGGCAGTTGCAGAGGGGAGGGCTATGGCTGATAGCAAGCTCTTGAAGTACTTAGACGCTTGTGTATACTGCCTGAGGTGTGAAACCGCCTGTCCGTCTGGCGTTAAATACGGCGAGGTGTTTGAAGAGTTCTTTAAAATGCATAGAAGCGCCATGCAGTCTGTTAGTTACAAGCGCTACATCCCGCTATTCAATCTATTGAACACAAGACTTGGATTAAGAATAGCGCCTATGGCGGCTTCGTTATCTCTGGAGCTAAAGCCCTTGGTCTCAGGTGGGGATGTATCTGGCTTAGTTGGCAAGATTTATGAAGCAAAGGGTAGTGTCAAGGGGAGAGTTGTCCTATTTGTCTCTGGTGAATGTGTGACGTGGCGTCACAGGAGGGGCGTTGTTGAGGCGGCCATTAGAGTACTTACGTGGAATGGCTATGAGGTCGTGGTGCCGCGTTTTAGTTGTTGCGGAGCTCCGTATAGACATAGCGGGCAGTTCGAGAAGGCCCAAGAGCTGGCGCGCAGGAATTTATCAATTGTCGATAAGCTAGGCCACGTAGACACGATAGCCGTTCCCAATTCTGGAGGGTGTCAAGCGGAGCTCCTTAGATATATGCGCGGCCGTAGAGTTGTAGATGTAATGCAATTAATAGCAGATGATCTTAGGGGAAACCTCGGCGAGGTAAAATTGAGGTTGGCGGTGCAGTACAGTTGCCATCTAATGAATGTATCTAAAGCTCATGACGTGGTGCCTAAGCCGCTGTATAAAGTGCCTGGCCTAGTCCTGACCCCGTTACCCAGCGCTGATGTGTGTTGCGGAGGCGGTAATATGTACCCCCTTAGACACCGGGACATTGCTAAAGCAATTCTAGATAAGAAGAGGGAGGAAGTCAAAGCCCTCTCCCCAGACGGCATTTTAATCGAAAGCCCCTCATGTTTACAACAAATGTCCAAACTCGGCCTCAAGGTGTACTTCCCACTTGAAGTGCTGGACTTGTCCTACCAAAGAGGGGGGAATAGGGGATATATGGAGTTAAGAGAGAAAACGCTTTAG
- a CDS encoding FAD-binding oxidoreductase, with protein MRPTSVEELVEFIYEANKERRRLLPICMGSKAHLGPPVEYDDLLHMSDMPRVIEIDEEEMVVRSSACIPAVQLQEELRRRGRRLALDPPLFRRSSIGGILSTNFYGPMAYRYMTPRDQLLSVKIVTGRGELMRFGAPVVKDVAGYNIKRLVAGSWGTLAIIVEAYMRIYALPDTVAVFATEKKPLQELRRLHAVGAVETDGVLYLRFEGVRSEVEYRLASAGRGEVFYDREAEERWSVITEAEEVFSQNTIVKIVTPPAALPEAPPGVKYVRYPLLGVMYLAGSPPSEVKAYWLKPRQRWNIENRDLMEKIKGVFDPNGVLSPGKLP; from the coding sequence ATGAGGCCCACGTCAGTAGAAGAGCTCGTGGAGTTTATATACGAGGCCAATAAGGAGAGGAGGCGTTTGCTCCCCATATGCATGGGCTCTAAGGCGCATCTCGGGCCGCCGGTTGAATACGACGACTTGCTCCATATGTCGGATATGCCCAGGGTGATAGAAATAGACGAGGAGGAAATGGTTGTGAGATCCTCTGCTTGTATTCCAGCAGTACAGCTTCAAGAAGAGTTGAGGAGGAGGGGGAGGAGGCTCGCCCTTGACCCGCCTCTATTCCGAAGATCCTCTATCGGCGGGATATTGTCTACTAACTTCTACGGCCCCATGGCATACCGCTACATGACGCCGAGAGATCAACTACTCAGCGTTAAAATAGTCACGGGTAGGGGGGAGCTTATGAGGTTTGGGGCGCCGGTGGTTAAGGACGTGGCCGGCTATAACATTAAGAGGTTAGTGGCGGGGTCGTGGGGAACTCTCGCCATTATTGTAGAAGCGTATATGCGCATATACGCGTTGCCAGACACAGTAGCCGTGTTTGCAACAGAGAAAAAGCCACTGCAAGAATTGAGGAGACTTCACGCAGTTGGCGCAGTGGAGACAGACGGCGTCTTGTACTTGAGGTTTGAGGGGGTTAGGTCTGAGGTTGAGTATAGGCTGGCCAGTGCTGGGCGGGGGGAGGTGTTTTACGACAGAGAGGCAGAGGAGAGGTGGAGCGTAATAACTGAGGCTGAGGAGGTGTTCTCTCAAAACACTATAGTCAAGATAGTGACTCCTCCAGCCGCCCTCCCCGAGGCTCCTCCTGGCGTGAAATACGTGCGTTATCCGCTACTCGGCGTTATGTATTTAGCGGGATCGCCGCCGTCTGAAGTCAAGGCTTATTGGCTAAAGCCACGGCAGAGGTGGAATATTGAAAATAGAGACTTGATGGAGAAAATAAAAGGCGTATTTGACCCGAATGGCGTGCTTTCGCCTGGTAAGTTGCCATGA
- a CDS encoding FAD-binding oxidoreductase, producing the protein MANPHTPPSGLQQFIKKARELLGERGVLHEEADLIVYEQDGTLAIRGRAYAVVFPRTVEEMSKVVELAYIYGIPIVGRGSGTSLSGGANPVKGGVIISTAWMNKILEIDLANEVAVVQAGVINDWINSYLTRMGYQYPIDLGYQYMADPGSQRVSTIGGNIAHNSGGVKCFKYGVTVNQLRGLTIVLPNGEVRRIGGKEFEQPGYDLIGLLTGSEGTLAFIAEAVVRIIPTYETTVTIIAKFDDLSAAGRAVSAVIASGAVPVAMELMDKLAVEAIESGPYAAGLPKDAEAILLIQVEGSPPGAAEESAKVAEVLKKSGAVGVEVVVDPAIAARIWAARKQAFGAMGYVGPNYVVEDGTIPRKKLAEALMIARAAGAKRGLRVANVFHAGDGNLHPLILYDERKPGEREKAIEAGEEILEACVELGGTITGEHGVGYMKRKLLPKMYTKEEIELMKAIKTAFDPKWLMNPGKIFP; encoded by the coding sequence ATGGCTAACCCTCATACTCCGCCTAGCGGTTTGCAACAATTTATTAAAAAGGCAAGGGAGTTATTAGGAGAGAGGGGGGTATTACATGAGGAGGCAGATCTGATAGTTTATGAACAAGACGGGACTCTAGCCATAAGGGGCAGGGCATATGCTGTGGTTTTCCCCAGAACCGTGGAGGAAATGTCAAAAGTAGTTGAGCTGGCATATATCTACGGCATCCCGATAGTGGGCAGGGGCTCGGGTACTAGTTTAAGCGGAGGGGCAAATCCTGTCAAAGGGGGGGTCATAATCAGCACCGCCTGGATGAACAAGATCTTAGAAATAGACCTCGCCAACGAGGTGGCGGTGGTTCAGGCGGGGGTTATAAACGATTGGATAAACTCCTACCTCACACGTATGGGTTACCAATACCCCATAGATCTGGGTTATCAATACATGGCGGATCCCGGCTCGCAGAGAGTTTCCACAATTGGAGGGAATATAGCGCATAACTCAGGAGGGGTAAAGTGTTTTAAATACGGCGTGACTGTTAACCAGCTAAGAGGTCTCACAATAGTTCTGCCGAATGGCGAGGTTAGGAGAATAGGGGGTAAGGAGTTTGAACAACCTGGCTACGACTTAATTGGCTTGTTGACCGGGTCGGAGGGGACTCTCGCCTTCATCGCCGAGGCTGTGGTGAGAATAATCCCCACTTATGAAACAACGGTTACAATTATAGCGAAATTTGACGATCTGTCTGCGGCAGGCCGTGCCGTGTCGGCAGTAATTGCCTCAGGTGCCGTGCCGGTCGCCATGGAGCTCATGGACAAACTGGCCGTAGAGGCCATTGAGTCAGGGCCCTATGCAGCTGGCCTCCCCAAAGACGCCGAGGCCATTTTGTTAATTCAAGTAGAGGGGTCTCCACCTGGCGCCGCGGAGGAGTCCGCTAAAGTCGCGGAGGTTTTAAAGAAAAGCGGCGCCGTTGGAGTGGAGGTTGTTGTGGATCCGGCCATAGCCGCGAGGATCTGGGCCGCTAGAAAACAAGCATTCGGCGCCATGGGCTACGTGGGCCCTAACTACGTGGTCGAAGACGGCACAATACCTCGGAAGAAACTCGCCGAAGCCCTCATGATAGCTAGAGCCGCCGGTGCGAAGCGGGGGCTGAGAGTTGCTAACGTATTCCACGCTGGCGACGGGAATCTCCACCCGTTGATACTCTACGACGAGAGGAAACCCGGCGAGAGAGAAAAGGCTATAGAGGCGGGGGAGGAGATACTAGAGGCTTGCGTAGAGCTCGGCGGTACTATAACCGGGGAGCACGGAGTTGGGTATATGAAGAGGAAGTTGTTGCCCAAGATGTATACAAAGGAAGAAATCGAGTTAATGAAGGCCATAAAAACCGCCTTTGACCCAAAGTGGCTTATGAACCCGGGCAAGATATTCCCATGA
- a CDS encoding malate synthase, protein MIEINPLVVKNYGDLLGVKTVNNREVSVEGLIEELTREFRDEIDRVIKARREWLNDKRPVRVKAAFPSWDEKFVDADGNVRTFREIVQGLIDNLLGRDTPLRWGLNWNTPVPDDLHPLKNPGLEITGPWHPMSRAIHQINADVASMMEDEEDASPAWYVPRGSGRAVAAVWEARRVVNRVLRGDVPQPYYEGGKEYRLRKPRERWPTLIHRVPGLHILDFDIRVDGKPATAIITSIVLYAVNNYDLLKRAGSGVYFYVPKVQTADEALVVEKILRRVEDRLGLRRGELKIAMLYEEARAGLHLPVIFWIWRERLVKSNNGRWDYLGSLIEMWKDEAVYPDPQNITMTHPIMMAYQKYNALMCLMAGLGRDGRLNAGPVGGMAAVMLYRPDDPYQRNRFNARALRAIWLDKLRERLIGLIFYTEEPVKKVALKDILEGKVRGRLYDLFRQSWVATPEESYVKAGNEPLRASLEELQAMINRPVKYVEVDGVKIPAVDSGLTEQERALFQRLGLIDEAGNITPWVIRPDMLDTPEKLFNNPELWGGRDLWTALYEPPKGDITAEHIQHAFYMAANYGFQLLNGNLAAAIDDYELGQRFMNDLATYRIFSTWLWTLLRHKAAVTKDGAFKGPGRTSLGVIPAEDRVKIPAGTRFTEELFDKLWDLHMEWTYAFYDDLDRIAAERVLARFAGDVKKILAEAYRAGPFRYLSPREAAKRIAEAVRVEEVERAVVENQPRFDRSFAPVIMEILKTKLKSPMYLQHGGRMIMALSPLPDEERDLVLRALFTPRVEVERMVKEGRLKPFVLELYDYIHDIR, encoded by the coding sequence GTGATTGAGATAAACCCACTTGTAGTTAAAAATTACGGAGATTTGCTTGGCGTTAAGACTGTTAATAATAGGGAGGTTTCTGTTGAGGGCCTTATAGAAGAGTTGACACGTGAGTTTCGCGATGAGATAGATCGCGTTATTAAGGCCAGGAGAGAGTGGCTTAACGACAAGAGGCCTGTTAGAGTTAAAGCCGCGTTTCCCAGCTGGGATGAGAAATTTGTCGACGCCGATGGTAATGTGAGGACTTTTAGGGAAATAGTCCAGGGGCTAATTGACAACCTCCTTGGCCGGGACACGCCATTGAGGTGGGGCCTAAACTGGAACACGCCAGTGCCAGATGATCTCCACCCATTGAAAAATCCAGGGCTTGAAATCACGGGGCCCTGGCACCCCATGAGCAGAGCAATTCACCAGATAAACGCCGATGTTGCGTCCATGATGGAGGACGAGGAGGACGCCTCGCCGGCGTGGTACGTCCCGCGGGGCTCCGGCCGCGCGGTGGCCGCTGTGTGGGAGGCGCGGAGGGTTGTAAACCGGGTTCTGCGGGGGGACGTGCCGCAGCCGTATTACGAGGGGGGGAAGGAGTACAGGTTGAGGAAGCCGAGGGAGAGGTGGCCAACTCTTATACACCGCGTCCCCGGCCTCCACATCTTGGACTTCGACATAAGGGTAGACGGCAAGCCGGCCACGGCCATAATCACCTCTATTGTGCTCTACGCTGTTAATAACTACGACTTGTTGAAGAGGGCGGGCTCCGGCGTCTACTTCTACGTGCCTAAGGTGCAGACCGCCGACGAGGCTTTGGTTGTGGAGAAGATCCTCCGCCGCGTGGAAGACAGGCTGGGGCTGAGGCGCGGCGAGTTGAAAATCGCGATGCTTTACGAAGAGGCTAGGGCCGGCCTGCACCTACCTGTCATCTTCTGGATTTGGAGAGAGAGGCTTGTGAAGAGCAACAACGGGCGCTGGGACTACCTCGGCTCTCTCATAGAGATGTGGAAAGACGAGGCGGTGTACCCCGACCCCCAGAACATCACCATGACGCACCCCATCATGATGGCGTACCAGAAGTACAACGCCCTTATGTGCCTAATGGCGGGCCTCGGCAGAGACGGGAGGCTAAACGCCGGGCCGGTGGGCGGCATGGCCGCGGTTATGCTGTACAGGCCGGACGACCCCTACCAGAGAAACCGCTTCAACGCCAGGGCGCTTAGGGCCATATGGCTGGACAAGCTTAGGGAGAGGCTTATAGGCCTCATCTTCTACACAGAGGAGCCCGTCAAAAAGGTGGCACTGAAGGATATACTAGAGGGCAAGGTGAGGGGGAGGCTGTACGACCTGTTCCGCCAGAGCTGGGTGGCGACCCCCGAGGAGTCCTACGTCAAGGCTGGGAACGAGCCGCTGAGGGCTAGTCTAGAGGAGCTACAGGCCATGATAAACAGGCCGGTTAAATACGTGGAGGTAGACGGAGTCAAGATACCGGCTGTCGACAGCGGGTTGACAGAACAGGAGAGGGCCCTCTTCCAGAGGCTGGGTCTCATAGACGAGGCCGGCAACATAACGCCGTGGGTAATACGCCCCGACATGCTGGACACTCCGGAGAAGCTTTTCAACAACCCAGAGCTGTGGGGCGGGAGGGATCTGTGGACTGCCCTATACGAGCCGCCTAAGGGCGACATCACGGCCGAGCACATCCAGCACGCCTTCTACATGGCGGCTAACTACGGCTTTCAGCTCCTCAACGGCAACCTAGCCGCCGCCATAGACGACTACGAGCTAGGCCAGAGGTTTATGAATGACCTCGCCACCTACCGCATATTCTCCACCTGGCTGTGGACTCTCCTGCGCCACAAAGCCGCCGTCACGAAAGACGGCGCGTTTAAGGGGCCTGGGAGGACTAGCCTCGGAGTAATACCGGCCGAGGACCGGGTCAAGATACCCGCCGGCACGCGCTTCACCGAGGAGCTGTTTGACAAGCTGTGGGATCTCCACATGGAGTGGACCTACGCCTTCTACGACGACCTCGACCGCATAGCCGCAGAACGCGTGCTGGCCCGCTTCGCCGGGGACGTCAAGAAAATCCTAGCCGAGGCATACAGGGCTGGGCCGTTTAGATACTTGTCGCCTAGGGAGGCGGCGAAGAGAATCGCAGAGGCGGTGCGGGTTGAGGAGGTGGAGAGGGCCGTTGTGGAGAACCAGCCGAGGTTTGACAGGTCCTTCGCCCCTGTGATTATGGAGATACTAAAGACAAAGCTGAAGTCTCCAATGTATCTACAACACGGCGGCAGGATGATAATGGCGCTGTCGCCGTTACCAGATGAAGAGAGAGACCTCGTGCTCAGGGCGCTGTTCACACCTAGAGTGGAGGTAGAGAGAATGGTCAAGGAGGGCAGGTTAAAGCCCTTTGTCCTCGAGCTGTACGACTACATACACGACATTAGATAA
- a CDS encoding (Fe-S)-binding protein, which translates to MEPSTSWIFSLRDLVLSSLKDRGLPIPVDREICSRWQQGLPSGPKETVLYTSCMYQMTPMIQKAVENLEKFGATRGGAASRVAAVAARYFGGLVLRPDKEHLERAYSILRSIYNMLRKSNVEVGLLPDEPYSGALLYELGFVEDFASYAAEVYKYFEERGVRRVITVDPHTQYVLERIYPQYVPGFDLDVRSYLEYIDVSRVKVKISGFAIHDSCLYARFLGKYDLVRRILAGGNPVEDPYVTGRETSGCCGGPAESINPQLATKIALGRAKKLAGLSRTVVSACPICLANLSRTGIVEVRDLAEVVEL; encoded by the coding sequence ATGGAGCCGTCAACTAGCTGGATTTTTTCACTACGCGACTTAGTTCTGTCTTCTCTCAAGGATAGGGGCCTTCCTATCCCCGTCGACAGAGAAATCTGTAGCAGGTGGCAACAAGGACTCCCCTCCGGCCCCAAGGAAACGGTATTGTACACGTCCTGTATGTATCAAATGACGCCGATGATTCAGAAAGCCGTGGAGAATTTGGAGAAGTTCGGCGCGACGCGGGGAGGCGCCGCGTCTAGGGTGGCCGCCGTCGCGGCGAGGTATTTCGGCGGCCTCGTCCTGAGGCCAGACAAGGAGCATCTGGAGAGGGCATACAGCATCCTGAGAAGTATCTACAACATGCTTAGGAAGAGCAACGTAGAGGTTGGCTTACTGCCCGACGAGCCCTACTCCGGGGCTCTGCTCTACGAGCTTGGGTTCGTGGAGGACTTCGCCAGCTACGCCGCCGAGGTTTATAAATACTTCGAGGAGAGGGGGGTGCGCCGGGTTATTACCGTGGATCCACATACTCAATACGTGTTGGAGAGGATCTACCCGCAGTACGTGCCGGGGTTTGATCTAGATGTGCGTAGCTACCTTGAATATATAGACGTGTCGAGAGTCAAGGTGAAGATAAGTGGCTTTGCAATACACGACTCGTGCCTCTACGCGAGGTTCCTCGGGAAGTACGACTTAGTTAGGAGGATACTCGCCGGAGGCAACCCCGTGGAGGATCCCTACGTCACTGGGAGGGAGACTTCTGGGTGTTGTGGAGGGCCAGCTGAGTCTATCAACCCGCAACTCGCCACGAAAATTGCGCTGGGGAGGGCAAAAAAGCTCGCGGGGCTCTCCAGAACAGTCGTATCGGCCTGCCCGATATGCCTCGCCAACCTATCCAGGACCGGGATCGTAGAGGTGAGAGATCTCGCCGAGGTGGTGGAGCTATGA